One Chloroflexota bacterium genomic region harbors:
- the dgoD gene encoding galactonate dehydratase — translation MVSRARQPRRLSRNRTQHRARHSRELKQGGAMSRIVEVRPFMVNFEQGTGGVGNMLIVRIRTDDGLEGFGEGSLPHKTRAVAGAVEDFAEYLIGQDDTLIERHWQVLYRNSFQRGGVILMTAQSAIDQALWDIAGKRLGLPVWRLMGGAVRDRILLYTHPGGASRDEIVDRTHQRIEEGYRAFKTGIPGTAEWISDRKKVRETYENVAAIREAVGDDMKIMVDAHGKQTPTVAIAMANALEELDLLFFEEPVPPRNVDALLLVAAATNVPLATGERLYSRWDFRKTIESQAVAVLQPDVGHAGGISETRRIAAAAETYFMGIAPHNPRGPGVTLASLHIAACTPNFIIQESMIPIGGDELWDEMLVEPLVLKDGYVDLPQAPGIGIQFDESIAERFPFRGRDTSHPVLADGSVGDW, via the coding sequence ATGGTCTCGCGGGCCAGGCAGCCCCGTAGACTGTCGCGAAATCGAACACAGCACCGGGCTCGACACAGTCGGGAATTGAAGCAGGGAGGGGCGATGTCGCGAATAGTCGAAGTGCGGCCATTCATGGTCAATTTCGAACAGGGTACCGGCGGCGTCGGCAACATGCTGATCGTGCGGATCCGCACGGATGACGGACTCGAGGGGTTCGGCGAAGGCTCCCTCCCGCACAAGACGCGGGCCGTCGCCGGCGCCGTCGAGGACTTTGCCGAGTACCTGATCGGACAGGACGACACCCTGATCGAGCGCCATTGGCAGGTGCTCTACCGCAACAGCTTCCAGCGTGGCGGCGTGATCCTGATGACCGCCCAGAGCGCTATCGACCAGGCGCTGTGGGACATCGCCGGGAAGCGGCTCGGATTGCCGGTCTGGCGCCTCATGGGCGGCGCGGTCCGCGATCGCATCCTGCTCTACACCCACCCGGGCGGCGCCAGCCGCGACGAGATTGTCGACCGCACGCACCAGCGAATCGAGGAAGGCTACCGCGCCTTCAAGACCGGGATTCCGGGGACGGCGGAGTGGATCAGCGACCGCAAGAAGGTGCGGGAAACCTACGAGAACGTTGCCGCCATCCGTGAGGCCGTGGGCGACGACATGAAGATCATGGTCGACGCGCACGGCAAGCAGACGCCTACCGTGGCGATCGCGATGGCTAACGCCCTCGAAGAGCTGGACTTGCTCTTCTTTGAGGAACCGGTGCCACCTCGTAATGTCGACGCGTTGCTGCTGGTTGCGGCGGCAACGAATGTGCCGCTCGCCACGGGCGAGCGGTTGTACAGCCGCTGGGACTTCCGCAAAACGATCGAGTCGCAGGCCGTCGCAGTGCTACAGCCGGACGTCGGCCACGCGGGCGGCATTTCCGAGACGCGCCGCATCGCGGCGGCGGCGGAAACGTACTTCATGGGCATCGCCCCGCATAACCCTCGAGGGCCGGGCGTGACGCTGGCAAGCCTGCACATCGCCGCCTGCACGCCAAACTTCATCATCCAGGAGAGCATGATCCCAATCGGCGGCGATGAACTGTGGGACGAGATGTTGGTTGAGCCGCTAGTCCTCAAGGATGGTTACGTCGATCTGCCGCAGGCGCCGGGCATCGGCATCCAGTTCGACGAGTCGATCGCAGAACGATTCCCGTTCCGGGGCCGCGACACGAGTCACCCGGTGCTCGCCGACGGCAGCGTCGGCGACTGGTAG